One Nocardioides luti DNA window includes the following coding sequences:
- the prfA gene encoding peptide chain release factor 1 — MFEAVEGLLVEHRELEGKLAAPETHADARLAKQLNQRYSQLSSIIGAWREWQQLGDDLGAARELAGEDAAFAEEAEQLVERRATAEERLRRLLVPRDPTDEKDALLEVKSGEGGEESALFAGDLLRMYTRYAEARGWKVEILDATESDLGGYKSVTAAVKAKGTPESGEAPFAQLKFEGGVHRVQRVPVTESQGRVHTSAAGVLVFPEAEQIDVQVDENDLRIDVYRSSGPGGQSVNTTDSAVRITHVPTGIVASCQNEKSQLQNREQAMRILRARILAAAQEKADAEAGAARRSQVRTVDRSERIRTYNYPENRISDHRTGYKAYNLDQVLDGDLQPVLDSCIEADLATQLESLES, encoded by the coding sequence ACGCCCGGCTCGCCAAGCAGCTCAACCAGCGCTACTCCCAGCTCTCGTCGATCATCGGCGCCTGGCGCGAGTGGCAGCAGCTCGGCGACGACCTGGGAGCGGCGCGCGAGCTGGCCGGCGAGGACGCCGCGTTCGCCGAGGAGGCCGAGCAGCTCGTCGAGCGCCGGGCCACCGCCGAGGAGCGGCTGCGCCGGCTGCTGGTCCCGCGGGACCCCACCGACGAGAAGGACGCGCTGCTCGAGGTGAAGTCCGGCGAGGGCGGCGAGGAGTCCGCGCTGTTCGCGGGCGACCTGCTCCGTATGTACACCCGCTACGCCGAGGCCCGCGGCTGGAAGGTCGAGATCCTCGACGCCACCGAGTCCGACCTCGGCGGCTACAAGTCCGTGACCGCGGCGGTGAAGGCGAAGGGCACCCCGGAGTCGGGGGAGGCCCCGTTCGCCCAGCTCAAGTTCGAGGGCGGGGTGCACCGCGTCCAGCGGGTGCCCGTCACCGAGTCCCAGGGGCGCGTCCACACCAGCGCCGCCGGCGTCCTCGTCTTCCCCGAGGCCGAGCAGATCGACGTCCAGGTCGACGAGAACGACCTGCGCATCGACGTCTACCGCAGCAGCGGCCCGGGCGGCCAGAGCGTCAACACCACCGACTCGGCCGTGCGGATCACCCACGTGCCGACCGGCATCGTGGCCAGCTGCCAGAACGAGAAGAGCCAGCTGCAGAACCGCGAGCAGGCGATGCGGATCCTGCGTGCCCGGATCCTCGCCGCCGCGCAGGAGAAGGCCGACGCCGAGGCCGGCGCCGCGCGCCGCAGCCAGGTCCGCACCGTGGACCGCTCCGAGCGGATCCGCACCTACAACTACCCGGAGAACCGCATCTCCGACCACCGCACCGGCTACAAGGCGTACAACCTCGACCAGGTGCTCGACGGCGACCTCCAGCCGGTGCTGGACTCCTGCATCGAGGCGGACCTGGCCACCCAGCTCGAGTCGCTCGAGTCCTGA
- the prmC gene encoding peptide chain release factor N(5)-glutamine methyltransferase: MTGTDATPVDRRRLLAEATARLEAGGVASPAHDAAELLAHVLGTTRGRLVLVDEVAADRATAYDALVTRRAAREPLQHLTGTAHFRFVELQVGPGVFVPRPETELLAGWAIEQALAVAATEGRPPVVVDLCTGSGAVARAIVDEVPGAVVHAVELDEDAHAWAQRNLDGTGVDLRHGDMATAFDELAGTVDVVTCNPPYIPLWAWESVAPEARDHDPHLALFSGDDGLDAMRVLARRAALLLRRGGVVGAEHADEQGVEAPAVFTADGRWCEVRDHEDLAGRARFLTARLAP; encoded by the coding sequence ATGACCGGCACGGACGCGACCCCGGTGGACCGGCGTCGGCTGCTGGCGGAGGCGACGGCCCGGCTCGAGGCCGGGGGAGTGGCCAGCCCGGCGCACGACGCGGCCGAGCTGCTCGCCCACGTCCTCGGCACCACCCGCGGCCGGCTGGTCCTCGTCGACGAGGTCGCGGCCGACCGGGCCACGGCGTACGACGCCCTCGTGACGCGCCGCGCGGCCCGGGAGCCGCTGCAGCACCTCACCGGGACGGCGCACTTCCGCTTCGTCGAGCTGCAGGTCGGGCCGGGGGTCTTCGTGCCCCGCCCGGAGACCGAGCTGCTGGCCGGCTGGGCGATCGAGCAGGCGCTCGCGGTGGCCGCGACCGAGGGGCGCCCCCCGGTCGTCGTGGACCTGTGCACGGGCTCGGGCGCGGTCGCCCGCGCGATCGTGGACGAGGTCCCGGGGGCCGTCGTGCACGCCGTCGAGCTGGACGAGGACGCGCACGCCTGGGCGCAGCGGAACCTGGACGGCACCGGCGTCGACCTGCGGCACGGCGACATGGCCACCGCCTTCGACGAGCTGGCCGGCACCGTGGACGTCGTGACCTGCAACCCGCCGTACATCCCGCTCTGGGCGTGGGAGTCCGTCGCGCCCGAGGCGCGCGACCACGACCCGCACCTCGCCCTCTTCTCCGGCGACGACGGCCTGGACGCGATGCGCGTGCTGGCCCGGCGCGCCGCGCTGCTGCTGCGGCGCGGCGGGGTGGTCGGCGCCGAGCACGCGGACGAGCAGGGCGTCGAGGCGCCGGCCGTGTTCACCGCCGACGGGCGCTGGTGCGAGGTCCGCGACCACGAGGACCTCGCAGGGCGTGCGCGCTTCCTGACGGCGCGACTGGCACCATAA
- a CDS encoding L-threonylcarbamoyladenylate synthase, translating into MTSERFPTSTEDEREKAIEAASLAVQRGQLVVLPTDTVYGIGADAFDPVAVRSLLDAKGRGREMPPPVLVSSATTVDALAVGIPGYARALIDAFWPGPLTLVCRQQSSLQWDLGDTRGTVAVRMPDHDIAREILERTGPLAVSSANRTGMPAATDADQALEMLGEHVEVVVDAGESPGGEASTIVDVTGTQGRVLRRGALSLEDLNAVLEPLGATLTDED; encoded by the coding sequence GTGACCTCCGAACGTTTCCCCACGAGCACCGAGGACGAGCGCGAGAAGGCGATCGAGGCCGCGAGCCTCGCGGTGCAGCGCGGCCAGCTGGTCGTGCTGCCCACCGACACCGTCTACGGGATCGGCGCGGACGCCTTCGACCCGGTGGCCGTGCGCTCGCTGCTCGACGCCAAGGGCCGCGGCCGCGAGATGCCGCCGCCGGTCCTGGTGAGCAGCGCGACCACCGTCGACGCGCTGGCCGTCGGGATCCCCGGCTACGCCCGTGCCCTGATCGACGCCTTCTGGCCGGGGCCGCTGACGCTGGTCTGCCGGCAGCAGTCGTCGCTGCAGTGGGACCTCGGCGACACCCGGGGCACCGTCGCGGTCCGGATGCCCGACCACGACATCGCCCGCGAGATCCTCGAGCGCACCGGTCCGCTCGCCGTCTCGTCGGCCAACCGCACCGGCATGCCCGCCGCGACCGACGCCGACCAGGCGCTCGAGATGCTGGGCGAGCACGTCGAGGTCGTCGTCGACGCGGGGGAGTCCCCGGGTGGCGAGGCCTCCACGATCGTCGACGTCACCGGTACCCAGGGCCGGGTGCTGCGCCGCGGCGCGCTGTCGCTCGAGGACCTGAACGCCGTCCTCGAACCCCTCGGGGCGACGCTGACGGACGAGGACTGA
- a CDS encoding MraY family glycosyltransferase — translation MREYALVFLVAASVTYLLTVVAREIALRTGAVAEVRDRDVHAEPIPYLGGLAMLGGLVAAYVVARQLPFLSTSSPFVFRDAGIVLIAGALICAVGVLDDLFELDALTKLGGQVLAAGFLIVFGIQYVFFPTPDGSQFSLDVSQGALLTVLVVVSTVNAVNFVDGLDGLAAGVVGIGAVAFFLFCYQLANINDVSLATTGALLSAALAGACAGFLPHNFHPARLFMGDSGSMLIGLVLSASALTLTGQFSGTEISQGADGSSASLLPTLLPLLLPVSILVVPMVDLLLAVVRRTRAGRSPMAPDKQHLHHRLLEIGHSQRRAVFIMWLWAGLVAFGTVLASLYTGVWMWTSLAVMAAVTVGLTFVLPVLHKPHLSLPEET, via the coding sequence GTGCGCGAGTACGCCCTCGTCTTCCTGGTCGCCGCCTCGGTGACCTACCTGCTGACCGTCGTCGCGCGCGAGATCGCGCTGCGCACGGGAGCGGTGGCCGAGGTGCGGGACCGCGACGTGCACGCCGAGCCCATCCCGTACCTCGGTGGGCTGGCGATGCTGGGCGGGCTCGTGGCGGCGTACGTCGTGGCGCGGCAGCTGCCGTTCCTCTCCACCAGCAGCCCCTTCGTCTTCCGCGACGCGGGCATCGTGCTGATCGCCGGGGCGCTGATCTGTGCGGTCGGCGTCCTCGACGACCTCTTCGAGCTGGACGCGCTGACCAAGCTGGGCGGGCAGGTGCTCGCGGCCGGCTTCCTCATCGTCTTCGGGATCCAGTACGTCTTCTTCCCGACCCCCGACGGCAGCCAGTTCTCCCTCGACGTCTCCCAGGGCGCGCTGTTGACGGTGCTCGTCGTCGTCTCGACCGTGAACGCCGTGAACTTCGTCGACGGCCTGGACGGACTGGCGGCCGGCGTGGTCGGGATCGGCGCGGTGGCGTTCTTCCTCTTCTGCTACCAGCTCGCCAACATCAACGACGTCTCGCTGGCGACGACGGGGGCGCTGCTCAGCGCCGCTCTCGCAGGCGCGTGCGCGGGGTTCCTCCCGCACAACTTCCACCCCGCCCGGCTGTTCATGGGGGACAGCGGCTCGATGCTGATCGGCCTGGTGCTGTCGGCGAGCGCGCTCACCCTGACCGGACAGTTCTCCGGCACCGAGATCAGCCAGGGTGCCGACGGATCGAGCGCCAGCCTGCTGCCCACGTTGCTCCCGCTGCTGCTGCCGGTCTCGATCCTGGTCGTGCCGATGGTCGACCTGCTGCTCGCCGTCGTACGCCGCACGCGGGCCGGCCGATCGCCGATGGCCCCGGACAAGCAGCACCTGCACCACCGGCTCCTGGAGATCGGCCACTCGCAGCGCCGCGCGGTCTTCATCATGTGGCTCTGGGCGGGCCTGGTGGCCTTCGGGACGGTGCTCGCCAGCCTCTACACGGGGGTGTGGATGTGGACCTCGCTGGCGGTCATGGCGGCCGTCACCGTGGGCCTCACCTTCGTCCTCCCGGTGCTCCACAAGCCCCACCTGTCACTGCCCGAGGAGACCTGA
- a CDS encoding AtpZ/AtpI family protein → MVDESSPNGLRGRDLIGLGGLLVGAVVAGLVLGLVVDDRAGTAPTFALVGIALGILAGGLGFVARVRAALRD, encoded by the coding sequence ATGGTCGATGAGAGCTCCCCGAACGGCCTACGAGGTCGCGACCTCATCGGGCTCGGTGGACTTCTCGTCGGCGCCGTCGTCGCGGGGCTGGTCCTCGGTCTCGTCGTCGACGACCGTGCCGGCACCGCACCGACGTTCGCGCTCGTCGGCATCGCCCTCGGGATCCTGGCCGGTGGCCTCGGTTTCGTCGCGCGGGTCCGTGCCGCTCTCCGGGACTGA
- the atpB gene encoding F0F1 ATP synthase subunit A → MTGLLLPLEGSEIEIGKHVERTIGGFTFNLDTIWATAVAGTLVLILGFVARSALTKKNPSHVPTKVQLIWETIVGQVNTQVEDNLGKINPFVVPLAVALFFFILFANWLELLPTELNHDAHLLPAPTADTNLTYAMALMVMVGVWTYGIRQKGVKGYFKHFLEPFPILLPLNILEELIKPLTLALRLFGNIFAGGIMLALIALMPAYLLWAPNLIWKLFDMAIGGIQAFIFALLTVLYFGMAGAGHGEHEDEHADEETPALAH, encoded by the coding sequence ATGACCGGCCTGTTGCTGCCCCTCGAGGGGTCCGAGATCGAGATCGGCAAGCACGTCGAGCGCACGATCGGCGGCTTCACCTTCAACCTCGACACGATCTGGGCGACCGCCGTCGCCGGCACCCTGGTGCTGATCCTGGGCTTCGTGGCGCGCAGCGCGCTCACGAAGAAGAACCCCAGCCACGTCCCCACCAAGGTGCAGCTCATCTGGGAGACGATCGTCGGCCAGGTGAACACCCAGGTCGAGGACAACCTCGGCAAGATCAACCCGTTCGTGGTCCCGCTCGCCGTCGCGCTGTTCTTCTTCATCCTCTTCGCGAACTGGCTCGAGCTGCTCCCGACCGAGCTCAACCACGACGCCCACCTGCTCCCGGCCCCCACGGCCGACACCAACCTCACCTACGCCATGGCGCTGATGGTGATGGTCGGCGTCTGGACCTACGGCATCCGGCAGAAGGGCGTGAAGGGCTACTTCAAGCACTTCCTCGAGCCCTTCCCGATCCTGCTCCCGCTCAACATCCTCGAAGAGCTCATCAAGCCGCTCACGCTGGCGCTGCGACTCTTCGGCAACATCTTCGCCGGTGGCATCATGCTCGCCCTGATCGCGCTGATGCCGGCCTACCTCCTGTGGGCCCCCAACCTGATCTGGAAGCTGTTCGACATGGCGATCGGCGGCATCCAGGCCTTCATCTTCGCGCTGCTCACCGTCCTCTACTTCGGCATGGCCGGAGCGGGCCACGGCGAGCACGAGGACGAGCACGCCGACGAGGAAACCCCCGCACTTGCGCACTGA
- a CDS encoding F0F1 ATP synthase subunit C: MADSAALDSAIKTAGAFVGGGMALAGGAIGAGIGDGLAGSSYIQGVARQPEAQGRLQTIFFLTVGLCEAVFFINLAFMALFVFVLGK; this comes from the coding sequence ATGGCAGACAGCGCAGCACTCGACTCGGCCATCAAGACCGCCGGCGCCTTCGTCGGCGGCGGCATGGCCCTCGCCGGTGGCGCCATCGGCGCCGGTATCGGTGACGGCCTGGCCGGCTCGTCGTACATCCAGGGCGTCGCCCGCCAGCCCGAGGCCCAGGGCCGCCTGCAGACGATCTTCTTCCTGACGGTCGGTCTGTGTGAGGCCGTGTTCTTCATCAACCTGGCCTTCATGGCGCTGTTCGTCTTCGTCCTCGGCAAGTGA
- a CDS encoding F0F1 ATP synthase subunit B, whose product MSSAALLPMASNFLVPNATFFVELFAFALMVFILGKYVIPPINNAMTARQEAIRQQFAELDEAKSDAQEAEQEFRSQIAEARHEAARIREEAREQGATIIAEMREQAQAEANRIVEHAHTQIEADRKQAVASLRAEVGDLATTLAGRIVGEALEDEARQSRVVDRFLADLDAEPQTQAAP is encoded by the coding sequence ATGAGTAGCGCAGCGCTCCTCCCGATGGCGAGCAACTTCCTCGTCCCGAACGCTACGTTCTTCGTCGAGCTGTTCGCCTTCGCGCTGATGGTGTTCATCCTCGGCAAGTACGTCATCCCGCCGATCAACAACGCGATGACGGCTCGCCAGGAGGCCATCCGGCAGCAGTTCGCCGAGCTGGACGAGGCGAAGTCCGACGCGCAGGAAGCCGAGCAGGAGTTCCGCTCGCAGATCGCGGAGGCTCGTCACGAGGCTGCGCGCATCCGCGAGGAGGCGCGTGAGCAGGGGGCGACGATCATCGCCGAGATGCGGGAGCAGGCCCAGGCCGAGGCGAACCGCATCGTCGAGCACGCCCACACGCAGATCGAGGCGGACCGCAAGCAGGCCGTCGCGTCGCTGCGTGCCGAGGTCGGCGACCTCGCCACCACGCTCGCGGGTCGCATCGTGGGCGAGGCGCTCGAGGACGAGGCTCGCCAGAGCCGCGTGGTCGACCGCTTCCTCGCCGACCTGGACGCCGAGCCGCAGACCCAGGCGGCTCCGTGA
- a CDS encoding F0F1 ATP synthase subunit delta gives MQGSSADSLARLTDALGTAIEGGADGAALGEGLFGAADVLRAQPALRRATTDPSMPAEAKRALATGVFGSHLDAAATEIVGTAAGLRWTRSSDLGAALEQLGVVALVKAGDAKGEGDRIEDELFAFGRAVTENHDLRDALSDPGRSDADKQALVRGLLEGRASDGSIRLAERSVSGAHLTVTRAIGEYAKIAAGTRNRLVALVRAARPLGDDEQQRLGEVLSRQYDRPVHINVVVEPALVGGVRVEIGDQVIDGTIASRLDDARRRLVG, from the coding sequence ATGCAGGGTTCGTCGGCCGACTCGCTGGCTCGTCTGACCGACGCGCTGGGCACGGCGATCGAGGGCGGCGCCGACGGCGCGGCCCTCGGCGAGGGGCTCTTCGGTGCTGCCGACGTGCTGCGGGCCCAGCCCGCGCTGCGTCGTGCGACCACCGACCCGTCCATGCCGGCCGAGGCCAAGCGGGCGCTCGCCACCGGGGTGTTCGGCAGTCACCTGGATGCCGCCGCCACGGAGATCGTCGGCACCGCCGCCGGTCTGCGGTGGACGCGCAGCAGCGACCTCGGTGCCGCGCTGGAGCAGCTCGGTGTCGTGGCGCTGGTCAAGGCCGGCGACGCGAAGGGCGAGGGCGACCGGATCGAGGACGAGCTGTTCGCCTTCGGTCGCGCCGTCACCGAGAACCACGACCTGCGTGACGCGCTGTCCGACCCGGGCCGCTCGGACGCGGACAAGCAGGCGCTGGTCCGTGGCCTGCTCGAGGGTCGTGCCAGCGACGGGAGCATCCGCCTCGCGGAGCGCTCGGTCTCCGGTGCGCACCTCACGGTGACCCGGGCCATCGGCGAGTACGCCAAGATCGCCGCCGGCACCCGCAACCGCCTCGTCGCGCTGGTCCGGGCCGCCCGCCCGCTCGGCGACGACGAGCAGCAGCGCCTCGGCGAGGTCCTCTCGCGCCAGTACGACCGCCCCGTGCACATCAACGTCGTGGTGGAGCCGGCCCTGGTCGGCGGCGTCCGCGTCGAGATCGGTGACCAGGTCATCGACGGCACGATCGCCAGCAGGCTCGACGACGCCCGCCGTCGTCTCGTCGGCTGA
- the atpA gene encoding F0F1 ATP synthase subunit alpha has translation MTELTIRPEEIRDALQKYVADYKPEGASREEVGTVAEAGDGIARVTGLPSAMANELLEFEDGTLGLALNLDTREIGVVVLGDFDKIEEGQTVRRTGEILSVPVGDNFLGRVVDPLGTPIDGLGDIESDTRRALELQAPTVMDRKSVHEPLATGIKAIDSMTPIGRGQRQLIIGDRATGKSTIAIDTIINQKQNWESGDPTKQVRCIYVAIGQKGSTIASVRGALEEAGALEYTTIVASPASDSAGFKYLAPYTGSAIGQQWMYDGKHVLIVFDDLTKQAEAYRAVSLLLRRPPGREAYPGDVFYLHSRLLERCAKLSDALGSGSMTGLPIIETKANDVSAYIPTNVISITDGQIFLQSDLFAANQRPAIDVGVSVSRVGGAAMTKAMKAVTGSLKVDLAQFRAMEAFAMFASDLDAASRQQLDRGQRLMALLKQPAYSPYPLEEMTASLWLGTTGRLDKVPADDVLRFEHEFLDYLRRSHEGVLAAIRETQKFEDDTASSLESAYDSFLDQFETSEGGSIKVGHEPEVEALEDEDQEQIVKQKRG, from the coding sequence ATGACGGAGCTCACGATCCGTCCGGAGGAAATCCGCGACGCGCTGCAGAAGTACGTCGCCGACTACAAGCCCGAGGGTGCCAGCCGCGAAGAGGTCGGCACCGTTGCGGAGGCCGGCGACGGCATCGCGCGGGTGACCGGTCTTCCGTCGGCCATGGCCAACGAGCTGCTGGAGTTCGAGGACGGCACGCTGGGCCTCGCCCTGAACCTCGACACCCGCGAGATCGGCGTCGTCGTCCTCGGTGACTTCGACAAGATCGAGGAGGGCCAGACGGTCCGCCGCACCGGCGAGATCCTCTCGGTCCCCGTGGGCGACAACTTCCTCGGCCGGGTCGTCGACCCGCTCGGCACCCCGATCGACGGCCTCGGCGACATCGAGTCCGACACCCGGCGTGCCCTGGAGCTCCAGGCCCCGACGGTGATGGACCGCAAGTCGGTGCACGAGCCGCTCGCCACCGGCATCAAGGCCATCGACTCGATGACCCCGATCGGCCGCGGCCAGCGCCAGCTCATCATCGGTGACCGCGCGACCGGCAAGTCGACGATCGCGATCGACACGATCATCAACCAGAAGCAGAACTGGGAGTCGGGCGACCCGACGAAGCAGGTCCGCTGCATCTACGTCGCCATCGGCCAGAAGGGCTCGACCATCGCCTCCGTGCGTGGCGCCCTCGAGGAGGCCGGCGCGCTCGAGTACACCACCATCGTGGCCTCGCCCGCGTCCGACTCCGCCGGCTTCAAGTACCTCGCCCCCTACACGGGCTCGGCCATCGGCCAGCAGTGGATGTACGACGGCAAGCACGTCCTCATCGTGTTCGACGACCTGACCAAGCAGGCCGAGGCGTACCGCGCCGTGTCGCTGCTGCTGCGTCGCCCGCCGGGCCGCGAGGCCTACCCGGGTGACGTCTTCTACCTGCACAGCCGGCTGCTCGAGCGCTGCGCGAAGCTCAGCGACGCGCTCGGCTCGGGCTCGATGACCGGCCTGCCGATCATCGAGACCAAGGCCAACGACGTGTCGGCGTACATCCCGACCAACGTCATCTCGATCACCGACGGCCAGATCTTCCTGCAGTCGGACCTGTTCGCGGCCAACCAGCGCCCCGCCATCGACGTGGGTGTCTCGGTCTCGCGCGTGGGTGGTGCCGCCATGACGAAGGCCATGAAGGCCGTCACCGGCTCGCTCAAGGTCGACCTGGCGCAGTTCCGCGCCATGGAGGCGTTCGCGATGTTCGCCTCGGACCTCGACGCCGCGTCGCGCCAGCAGCTGGACCGCGGGCAGCGCCTGATGGCCCTGCTCAAGCAGCCCGCGTACTCGCCGTACCCGCTCGAGGAGATGACCGCCTCGCTGTGGCTCGGCACCACGGGTCGCCTGGACAAGGTCCCGGCCGACGACGTGCTGCGCTTCGAGCACGAGTTCCTCGACTACCTGCGTCGCTCGCACGAGGGCGTCCTCGCGGCGATCCGCGAGACGCAGAAGTTCGAGGACGACACGGCGAGCTCGCTCGAGAGCGCCTACGACTCCTTCCTCGACCAGTTCGAGACCTCGGAGGGTGGCTCGATCAAGGTCGGCCACGAGCCCGAGGTCGAGGCGCTGGAGGACGAGGACCAGGAGCAGATCGTCAAGCAGAAGCGGGGCTGA